One Brevibacillus choshinensis genomic window carries:
- a CDS encoding NAD-dependent deacylase, whose product MIATWLKESRHIVIFTGAGMSTESGVPDFRSKRGLWHGKDPQSLASTNAMKHNQKEFVDFYRMRIEALQNVKPHNGYNILTTWAKWLQLKSIITQNTDGLHEQAGNINVIPLHGTIRQLHCHSCGVVYSTERYFHGHLYCNCGGFIRPPVVLFGESLDSNLLTLAEKEAQQSDLFIVLGSSLVVSPANSFPIIAKEHGTKLVIVNQDQTPLDSIADAVINNRKIGDVLRDISEEFII is encoded by the coding sequence ATGATTGCTACATGGCTAAAAGAATCTAGACATATCGTAATTTTTACGGGTGCAGGCATGAGTACAGAAAGTGGGGTTCCCGACTTTCGATCTAAACGTGGTTTATGGCATGGCAAAGACCCTCAATCGTTGGCAAGCACCAATGCCATGAAGCATAACCAGAAGGAGTTTGTTGATTTTTACCGTATGCGAATTGAAGCTTTACAAAATGTCAAGCCACACAACGGCTATAACATCTTAACAACCTGGGCCAAGTGGCTACAATTGAAATCAATCATTACGCAAAACACCGATGGACTGCACGAACAAGCTGGAAACATCAATGTCATTCCATTACACGGTACGATCCGACAATTGCATTGTCACTCTTGTGGAGTTGTTTACTCAACGGAGAGATACTTCCACGGTCATCTGTATTGCAATTGCGGAGGATTTATACGTCCACCCGTGGTGCTATTTGGAGAATCATTAGATTCAAATCTGTTAACCTTGGCAGAAAAAGAAGCACAACAATCCGATTTGTTTATCGTGCTTGGCTCTTCCCTGGTTGTCTCCCCTGCCAATTCTTTTCCCATTATCGCAAAAGAACACGGTACTAAATTAGTCATTGTCAATCAAGATCAGACCCCTTTAGACTCCATCGCTGATGCCGTCATTAACAATCGTAAAATTGGGGATGTTCTTCGAGACATTTCTGAGGAGTTCATTATTTGA
- a CDS encoding DUF7669 domain-containing protein: MEERFNNSVNYRDEILSAVHQIVKTKGLNEFQVGEVVEHLLNQNPNLNASTIRTHITSRCCVNANANHAVTYNDYERIHRGLYRLFEPLASVSRKLYFVDVNTKKNFLLALDVEIRKEKGREQVQFFDTNRGRGFEGEVLVQEDDGFVFLTEKREVMTFRVATVEEYDLIWRCYVEGDVPRFRTDEELYEWYYGSLLGE, encoded by the coding sequence ATGGAGGAACGTTTTAACAATAGCGTTAACTACAGAGATGAAATATTATCCGCTGTGCATCAGATCGTAAAGACAAAGGGCCTAAACGAGTTCCAAGTTGGGGAGGTTGTAGAGCACTTGCTGAACCAGAACCCAAACTTGAATGCCTCGACCATTCGGACACACATCACATCCAGATGTTGCGTGAATGCCAATGCTAATCATGCAGTGACATATAATGATTATGAAAGAATTCATCGGGGCTTATATAGGCTATTTGAGCCTTTGGCCAGCGTCAGCAGGAAACTGTATTTTGTTGACGTTAACACCAAGAAGAACTTTTTGCTTGCATTGGATGTCGAGATTCGGAAAGAGAAAGGAAGGGAGCAGGTACAGTTTTTCGATACAAATCGTGGGAGGGGATTCGAAGGGGAAGTCTTGGTTCAGGAAGACGATGGATTTGTTTTTCTCACGGAGAAAAGGGAAGTTATGACCTTCCGAGTAGCAACAGTAGAAGAGTACGACTTGATTTGGCGGTGTTATGTTGAAGGAGATGTACCAAGGTTTAGGACTGATGAAGAGCTGTATGAGTGGTACTATGGTAGTCTTTTGGGGGAATAA
- a CDS encoding UvrD-helicase domain-containing protein translates to MLNFISKIVAYFKNRKSIVLIGKVNSYITELHRNYSSMSLKSQDSHEKIRYIPRSHFDSLLKGIDSYRTYIEGESPFLISPTVEEQYISLKPWLTKLPEHDDLLRKFHSLKTVFTDAFIEVDKKSKEMEEFVRFYNIKLQSFFDELHVLQQDYISESVKNGFVKRHQELYQFYKDTNPNEIEELLVASFINIMRDMDNQVSAWNTEYIHRELENNKQFFDDIDGKSLDEQQRIAVLTDQDNNLVLAGAGSGKTLTIAGKVKFLTQRKNVYPEDILLISFTNKAAGEMHERIVQKLGVNVDVKTFHKLGMGIIARHSEQKPDVLNEMKPIVQAFFRTEVYSNPVLLGKIITFFGMYLNIPKDLEVFNSLGEYLEHTKNLDYETLKGKLQKITQNLQTIKGETVKSLEETLIANFLFLNGIEYVYEKDYEYPTATKYHRQYKPDFYLPQYGIYIEHFGITEDMRTPWLSPIEEEKYIKGVHWKRAIHQEKKTTLLESYSYYNKNGILFKRLGENLRSHGVVFKKVDLKSIYEVIRNHGKDQHFEEFIKLICSFINLFKSNGYKKEHFAFLLEENQKLNSNNAFMRDRNELFLTLVEPIFMYYQSILKKQNQIDFNDMINMATDIARLPLTTFPYKYIIIDEYQDISNSRFKLIKTIKEKTNAKVMSVGDDWQSIYRFAGSDVQLFTRFGECFGKYELLKIEKTYRNSQHLIDIAGSFVMKNQNQLKKNLVSDKMNPQPIRIIGYSQNIIESLRVTIQEIIDKYGNSQSIMLLGRNNFDINFLNEAPGFKVIEKNKEVKIQLEDNKSLNIFFMTTHKSKGLEADHVILINAKNDLLGFPNRIADDPVLFWVLTDQDTYTFAEERRLFYVALTRTKGDLYILAPEKDPSVFVNELVKDYKIPFETGLIKNPISNNPKCLKCKTGILVERKNDRNQSFLGCSHYPRCDQTYNDVRILNNQIFCIRCNGYMVKRSGKRGEFLGCSNYPLCENTINISQNRGNKQRWS, encoded by the coding sequence ATGCTAAACTTCATTTCAAAGATAGTTGCCTATTTTAAAAATCGAAAATCAATCGTTCTGATCGGGAAAGTCAACTCTTATATTACTGAGTTGCATAGAAATTACAGCTCTATGAGCCTGAAATCTCAGGACTCACATGAAAAGATACGGTATATTCCAAGGTCACATTTTGATTCACTATTGAAAGGCATTGACTCATACCGAACATATATAGAGGGTGAATCTCCATTTCTCATATCACCTACAGTTGAGGAGCAGTACATAAGCCTAAAACCATGGTTAACCAAGCTTCCAGAACATGATGATCTTTTGCGAAAATTTCATTCCCTTAAAACTGTCTTTACAGATGCTTTTATTGAGGTTGATAAGAAATCGAAGGAAATGGAGGAGTTCGTTCGGTTCTATAACATAAAGTTACAGTCATTTTTCGATGAATTACATGTCTTGCAACAAGACTACATATCAGAGTCAGTAAAGAATGGTTTTGTGAAACGGCATCAGGAGCTTTACCAGTTCTATAAGGATACGAATCCAAATGAAATTGAAGAACTATTAGTCGCTTCTTTTATCAATATCATGAGAGATATGGATAATCAGGTATCAGCTTGGAATACAGAATATATTCATCGAGAACTTGAAAACAATAAGCAGTTTTTTGATGATATTGATGGAAAGTCACTTGACGAGCAACAACGGATAGCTGTACTGACAGATCAAGATAATAACTTAGTTCTTGCGGGAGCAGGCAGTGGGAAGACTTTGACGATTGCGGGTAAGGTGAAATTCTTAACGCAGAGAAAAAATGTTTACCCTGAAGATATCCTGTTGATTTCATTCACAAACAAGGCCGCAGGGGAAATGCACGAACGAATTGTTCAAAAGCTCGGTGTGAATGTTGACGTAAAAACATTTCACAAGCTTGGTATGGGGATAATTGCAAGACATTCAGAGCAAAAACCTGATGTGCTTAATGAGATGAAGCCCATCGTGCAAGCGTTTTTCAGAACAGAAGTATACTCAAATCCAGTTCTTCTTGGGAAAATCATTACATTCTTCGGGATGTATTTGAATATCCCCAAGGATCTTGAAGTGTTTAATAGCTTGGGTGAATATCTTGAACATACAAAGAACCTCGATTATGAAACATTAAAAGGAAAGCTACAAAAGATAACTCAAAATCTGCAGACCATAAAAGGTGAGACGGTAAAAAGTCTAGAGGAAACTCTGATCGCAAACTTCTTATTTCTAAATGGTATTGAGTATGTTTACGAAAAGGACTACGAGTATCCAACAGCAACGAAATACCATAGGCAATACAAACCTGATTTCTACCTACCACAGTATGGAATTTATATTGAACATTTCGGGATTACGGAAGATATGCGTACCCCTTGGCTCAGTCCAATTGAGGAAGAAAAATATATAAAGGGAGTCCATTGGAAGAGAGCTATTCACCAAGAAAAGAAAACAACTCTTCTCGAGTCATATTCCTACTACAACAAAAATGGTATTCTCTTCAAGAGGCTGGGGGAAAATCTTCGAAGCCATGGAGTGGTTTTCAAGAAGGTCGATTTGAAAAGTATTTATGAAGTAATACGGAATCATGGAAAAGATCAGCATTTTGAAGAGTTCATTAAATTAATCTGTTCCTTTATTAATTTATTCAAATCGAATGGATACAAAAAGGAACACTTTGCATTTCTACTTGAGGAAAATCAGAAACTGAACAGTAATAATGCTTTCATGAGAGATCGAAACGAGCTATTTCTTACTCTAGTTGAGCCAATCTTCATGTATTACCAATCGATACTGAAAAAACAAAACCAAATCGATTTCAATGACATGATTAATATGGCCACTGATATAGCCAGACTTCCTTTAACAACCTTTCCGTATAAATACATTATTATCGATGAGTATCAAGACATCTCAAATAGCCGTTTTAAACTCATTAAAACCATAAAAGAAAAGACTAACGCAAAAGTAATGAGTGTTGGGGATGACTGGCAATCCATCTATCGTTTTGCAGGAAGTGATGTTCAGCTATTCACCAGGTTTGGTGAGTGTTTTGGAAAATATGAATTGTTAAAGATTGAGAAAACATATCGTAACTCTCAACATCTCATTGATATTGCGGGTAGCTTTGTTATGAAGAATCAAAACCAACTAAAGAAGAATCTTGTATCTGATAAAATGAACCCTCAGCCGATCAGAATTATTGGCTACAGCCAAAACATTATAGAGTCACTTAGAGTTACTATTCAGGAGATAATTGATAAGTACGGCAATAGTCAAAGCATCATGTTACTAGGAAGAAACAATTTTGATATCAATTTCCTGAATGAAGCTCCAGGATTCAAGGTTATTGAGAAGAACAAAGAAGTCAAGATCCAGCTCGAGGACAATAAATCACTAAATATTTTCTTCATGACCACCCACAAATCCAAGGGGTTAGAGGCGGATCATGTTATTCTCATCAATGCTAAGAATGACCTTCTAGGATTTCCTAATCGAATTGCAGATGATCCTGTGCTGTTTTGGGTACTTACTGATCAAGATACCTATACCTTTGCTGAAGAACGCAGGTTGTTCTATGTAGCTTTGACTCGAACAAAGGGCGATCTTTATATCCTCGCTCCTGAGAAGGACCCTTCAGTGTTCGTAAATGAGTTAGTAAAAGATTATAAGATTCCATTTGAGACGGGATTAATCAAGAATCCAATTTCAAATAACCCTAAGTGTTTGAAATGTAAAACTGGAATTTTAGTTGAGAGGAAAAATGATCGCAACCAAAG
- a CDS encoding HNH endonuclease produces MPIPKNIRKDHILNAIKYIDEHGVPPKKESTKYDLFYNNKLYPPKYVISRANVYANGQELDVSEFSGGDETNSVLNKLGFEVMKSNEGIPPLEPKVRAREYESYSQTIRDRIVVEYLFHSRTHRWLDEHIIGLNSDESRGYQSMGILHYIGLRDKHKGIFQSLVMSDAIERLRRASGSDFSMVISSLERSTDINSKKVFNEVESGTDEYEEGKEKLRLHKIRERDPQLIKEAKRRFKKKHGELFCEACGINFEKMYGERGKDFIEGHHKKPVSEMKEGETTKVEDIGMLCSNCHRMIHRIPMVSIEELKKSLGFSWKGFS; encoded by the coding sequence ATGCCAATTCCTAAAAACATTCGTAAGGACCATATCCTTAATGCTATAAAATATATAGACGAGCATGGAGTTCCACCGAAAAAAGAATCAACTAAATATGATCTTTTCTATAACAACAAACTGTATCCTCCGAAGTATGTCATTTCGAGAGCGAATGTATATGCAAATGGACAAGAACTTGATGTTTCTGAATTCAGTGGCGGAGATGAGACTAACAGTGTTTTAAACAAATTGGGCTTCGAAGTTATGAAGTCCAACGAAGGGATTCCGCCGTTGGAGCCAAAGGTACGAGCAAGGGAGTATGAAAGTTACTCACAGACGATTCGGGATCGCATTGTAGTTGAATACTTGTTTCATTCACGAACACATCGTTGGTTGGATGAACATATTATCGGACTGAATTCTGATGAGAGTCGTGGGTATCAATCCATGGGAATTTTGCATTACATAGGGCTTCGAGATAAGCATAAAGGTATCTTCCAGAGCTTGGTTATGTCTGATGCCATAGAGAGATTAAGGCGAGCTAGCGGTAGCGACTTTTCGATGGTCATATCCTCATTAGAACGGTCAACGGATATTAACTCGAAAAAAGTTTTTAACGAAGTCGAATCAGGGACGGATGAATATGAAGAGGGGAAGGAAAAGCTTCGGTTACACAAGATCCGTGAAAGGGATCCTCAGCTTATTAAGGAAGCTAAGAGGAGATTCAAGAAAAAGCATGGAGAATTATTCTGTGAAGCTTGTGGAATCAATTTCGAGAAGATGTATGGTGAGCGGGGGAAGGATTTTATCGAAGGTCATCATAAGAAGCCTGTTTCCGAGATGAAGGAAGGCGAGACGACCAAAGTAGAGGATATCGGAATGCTATGCTCAAACTGTCATCGGATGATACATCGAATCCCCATGGTCAGTATTGAAGAATTGAAGAAGAGTCTTGGGTTTAGTTGGAAGGGATTCTCTTGA
- a CDS encoding DUF262 and DUF1524 domain-containing protein produces MKAVETNLLKFLQGTKQFIIPIYQRKYSWTINQCRQLWNDIVRSAEDENVKGHFVGSIVYIERGLYQISSVPQLLVIDGQQRMTTLTLFLLALGKAIEESDQPCDITKKKIMNYYLVNNDEEGELYHKLILTKSDKDTLINLISDKKLRDEYSQRVYENFTFFLEVIKKSEIDLNKLYQGIAKLIVVDISLDRDHDNPQLIFESLNSTGLDLSQADLIRNFVLMKLEPKEQTDLYTEYWYPMERSFGNLNDSALFDRFMRDYLTVKTGKIPNILDVYAVFKDYVYHHSEQTVKDIIEDIYRFSKHFVKLAFQTEKDKSINQVLVDINTLKVDVSYPFLLEVYDDYEHQKLSKEDFIAILKLVEAYVFRRAICGVATNSLNKTFATIIKEIDKESYLESTTAVFLLKESHRRFPKNEEFVQELVIKDVYNFRNRNYLLRELENFNRKEIVDIESYTIEHIMPQNQNLSSEWRQDLGANWEEVHRTYLHTLGNLTLTRYNSELSDRPFKDKRDLEGGFADSPLRLNKGLGKLDVWNEDEITKRARLLADQALQVWEYPQFSNDLLSKYTKKDSEGEAVTYTINDHPELQGEMLALFEELSKRICNLDSSVRMEFKKLYIAFKTTTNFVDIVPQKSKLRLSLNMAFHEINDPQGICKDVSNVGRWGNGDVEIGVSSVDDIEYTMFLIKQSFEKHRDDE; encoded by the coding sequence GTGAAGGCGGTAGAGACAAATTTATTAAAATTCCTGCAAGGTACAAAACAATTCATCATTCCGATTTATCAACGAAAATATAGCTGGACAATTAACCAATGTCGACAACTTTGGAACGATATCGTGCGATCGGCGGAAGATGAGAATGTAAAGGGTCACTTTGTTGGCTCGATTGTTTATATTGAACGAGGTTTGTATCAGATATCTTCTGTTCCTCAGTTACTTGTTATAGATGGACAGCAACGGATGACCACATTGACCCTGTTCTTGCTTGCTTTGGGAAAAGCTATTGAAGAAAGCGATCAGCCATGCGATATAACAAAAAAGAAGATCATGAACTATTACTTAGTTAACAATGATGAAGAGGGCGAGCTGTACCATAAACTGATTTTAACGAAAAGCGACAAAGACACCTTAATTAACTTGATTTCGGATAAAAAACTCCGCGATGAATACTCGCAGAGAGTGTACGAAAACTTCACGTTTTTCCTGGAAGTAATCAAGAAGAGTGAAATCGATTTGAACAAGTTATATCAGGGCATCGCTAAACTAATTGTTGTAGATATATCTTTGGATCGTGATCATGATAATCCGCAATTGATTTTCGAAAGCCTGAACTCGACAGGACTTGATTTGTCGCAAGCAGATCTGATCCGTAACTTCGTCCTAATGAAATTGGAACCGAAAGAACAAACCGATCTTTATACCGAATATTGGTATCCGATGGAGCGTAGTTTTGGTAATCTAAACGATTCGGCTCTTTTTGACCGCTTCATGCGTGATTACTTAACGGTGAAGACAGGGAAAATTCCAAATATCCTAGACGTTTATGCAGTTTTTAAGGATTATGTATATCATCACAGTGAACAAACGGTAAAAGATATCATTGAAGACATATATCGATTCTCGAAGCATTTTGTGAAGCTGGCATTTCAGACGGAAAAAGATAAGAGTATCAACCAGGTATTAGTCGATATCAACACCCTAAAGGTCGATGTATCGTATCCATTCTTACTTGAAGTATACGATGATTATGAACACCAAAAGCTATCGAAGGAAGACTTCATTGCGATTCTTAAATTGGTTGAAGCGTATGTATTCCGCAGAGCCATTTGTGGAGTTGCTACGAATTCTTTGAATAAAACATTTGCGACGATCATCAAGGAGATCGATAAAGAAAGTTATTTGGAGAGTACAACGGCAGTCTTTTTACTTAAAGAATCACATCGACGTTTTCCAAAAAACGAAGAATTTGTACAAGAATTGGTCATCAAGGATGTGTACAATTTTAGGAATCGTAACTATTTGCTTCGAGAGTTGGAGAACTTCAATCGTAAAGAGATTGTGGATATTGAGAGTTACACCATCGAACATATTATGCCTCAGAATCAGAACCTGTCATCTGAGTGGAGGCAAGATCTTGGGGCGAATTGGGAAGAAGTACACAGGACATATTTGCATACGTTGGGCAATCTGACGCTGACTCGCTATAATTCTGAGTTGAGTGACCGACCGTTTAAGGATAAAAGGGATCTGGAGGGTGGCTTTGCAGACAGTCCATTGCGGTTGAATAAAGGGCTTGGCAAACTCGATGTCTGGAATGAAGATGAAATCACTAAGCGTGCTCGCCTACTCGCAGACCAAGCTTTACAAGTTTGGGAATACCCACAATTTTCGAATGATTTGCTTTCAAAATACACCAAAAAAGACTCGGAAGGTGAAGCTGTTACATATACCATTAATGACCATCCAGAGTTGCAAGGTGAAATGTTGGCTTTATTCGAGGAATTGAGTAAGCGAATCTGTAACTTGGATAGTTCCGTTCGCATGGAGTTCAAAAAGCTGTACATAGCTTTCAAGACGACAACGAACTTCGTCGATATCGTGCCACAGAAAAGTAAGCTTCGATTAAGTTTAAATATGGCGTTCCATGAGATAAACGATCCCCAAGGGATTTGTAAGGACGTGAGCAATGTTGGTCGTTGGGGCAATGGTGATGTGGAAATAGGAGTTTCCTCTGTTGATGATATTGAATATACCATGTTCTTGATCAAACAGTCGTTTGAAAAGCATCGGGATGATGAATAA
- a CDS encoding DUF6075 family protein, with amino-acid sequence MFLFPDHQERFEQFIKQDGTHNKDRERQALFYVFTGFGDLGDRIKHFYDIEGRMIRPEGFEEVDLTSGSKALVELAFNLYNNYPCGTVVDLFANLDERNRRLALEAISLRFGITEIK; translated from the coding sequence ATGTTTTTGTTTCCAGATCATCAGGAGAGGTTTGAGCAGTTTATAAAGCAGGACGGGACTCACAACAAAGACAGGGAGAGACAAGCATTATTTTACGTCTTTACTGGCTTCGGGGACCTAGGGGATAGAATTAAGCACTTCTACGACATCGAAGGTCGTATGATCCGTCCAGAGGGCTTTGAAGAGGTTGATTTGACGAGTGGATCAAAGGCATTGGTGGAATTGGCATTCAACTTGTACAATAACTATCCATGCGGGACGGTAGTCGATCTGTTTGCGAATCTGGATGAGAGAAATAGGAGGCTGGCATTGGAGGCGATTAGCCTTAGGTTTGGAATTACAGAGATAAAGTAA
- a CDS encoding DUF6075 family protein: protein MLALFYVFAGFRDLGNRIENFYDFEGRMIRPEGFEEVDLQSG from the coding sequence GTGCTGGCGTTATTTTACGTCTTTGCTGGCTTCAGGGACTTAGGGAATAGGATTGAGAACTTTTACGATTTTGAAGGTCGAATGATCCGCCCAGAGGGCTTTGAAGAGGTGGATTTGCAGAGTGGCTAA
- a CDS encoding helix-turn-helix transcriptional regulator produces MKDVKNTMRVMKIREILFNHTDENHQLSIREIIDQLKIHFGSDYHISKNTVKSTIQELGESGFNIEESVKENNTVYYSHQYRKFEIHELRMLVDAVSSARFITSQESKQLIEKIKTLTSKQLAKKLHHQISVDPGVKAQNKDVRYHIDKIHTSITTKKVLTFQYGNYNLKKEFVLRHHGKIYTVVPLGLVWNHDYYYLVAKNPLEMEIKHYRVDRMENVSVSEERFVPTDFSISDHMKQTFNMYPGVVEYVEIQFDNHLVNVVIDRFGKDITLRKVDDRTFSIKIKAAISEGFIRWLLMWGSDAKVISPQHLVVKMKEEAIKMSKLYS; encoded by the coding sequence ATGAAAGATGTCAAGAACACAATGAGGGTCATGAAAATCAGAGAGATCCTATTCAACCATACAGATGAAAATCACCAGCTATCTATACGGGAGATTATTGACCAGTTAAAGATTCACTTCGGAAGTGATTATCACATCTCGAAAAACACTGTAAAGAGCACTATCCAGGAACTGGGGGAATCTGGATTCAACATTGAGGAAAGTGTTAAGGAAAATAACACCGTTTATTACAGTCATCAATATCGAAAATTTGAAATTCATGAACTTAGAATGCTGGTTGATGCGGTGTCATCTGCCAGATTCATCACCTCTCAAGAGTCAAAACAGCTCATCGAAAAAATTAAAACATTAACAAGCAAGCAACTAGCTAAAAAGCTTCACCATCAGATTTCAGTCGATCCAGGAGTAAAAGCACAAAATAAGGATGTACGGTATCATATCGACAAAATCCATACCTCTATAACTACGAAAAAAGTTCTCACCTTTCAATATGGAAATTACAACCTCAAAAAAGAGTTTGTCCTTCGACATCACGGCAAAATCTATACGGTTGTTCCATTGGGGCTGGTTTGGAATCATGACTATTATTATCTCGTCGCAAAGAATCCTCTAGAAATGGAGATTAAACATTATCGGGTTGACCGAATGGAAAATGTGTCCGTCTCAGAAGAACGATTTGTTCCAACTGACTTTTCAATCTCCGACCACATGAAACAAACGTTCAATATGTATCCTGGAGTTGTCGAATACGTTGAGATCCAGTTTGATAATCATCTTGTGAATGTGGTTATTGACCGATTCGGGAAAGATATCACCCTCCGAAAGGTCGATGATCGTACCTTTTCGATCAAAATCAAAGCGGCCATTAGTGAAGGCTTTATCCGTTGGCTACTCATGTGGGGAAGTGATGCGAAAGTTATCTCTCCCCAGCACCTTGTTGTAAAAATGAAGGAAGAGGCAATAAAAATGAGTAAGCTCTATTCATGA